CAACAAAGAGATATATATTCAACTAAAAAATCAGCCTTCAAGCGATTTCTTTAAATATGTAAATATTACCCCTTTTATTGAAGGTGTGGTTACGGGAAGCATTTCTATCGGAGATAAAGGCAATTACGATATTTTATTTAATAATGCTAAATTTTTACCTAACAATTATACGAGATATATTTTAAGAACGTCCGGAGCTAATTTGGCTCAAAATCAGACTATTTTCGTAAAAGGCACTTTTGATAAATATCATTTAGTATTTAATCTTCTTTCAAAAACGAAAGATTATTCCTTAAGTGTAGAGGACGGGCTATATTCATATAACGGAAGTTTTAATTTTACGTTGTCTATCGTAAGACATAACAGATATTACAAATACGAAATAAACAATGCCGGAATAAAACTTATAAAAACTAAAAGTTTAGATACAACATCGTCAGAAACTTTAGTCTTTTAATATAAAGATACTTGACAAGATTGAATAAATTTGTTATAATTCCTCCAGAATTTGATAGATAAAAAATCTATCAAAAGGAGGGGAAAATGTGGCCAATGGTATTTGATCCGTTTAGAGAATTACAAGATATCGAAAGAAGAATCGGAGCTGTACTTCAAGCAAACAAACCTATTCAAAAAGTAGAAACATTTACACCTGCCGTTAACGAAAAAGTTGATGAGAAAGGTTATTATTTAGAAATCGACCTTCCGGGCGTTAAAAAAGAAAATATTGAAATCTCAGTAAACGACGGAGTTTTGACAATTTCCGGTGAGAGAAAACTTGAAAAAAAAGAAGAGGGAGAAAACTATACG
This window of the Caminibacter pacificus genome carries:
- a CDS encoding Hsp20/alpha crystallin family protein; translated protein: MWPMVFDPFRELQDIERRIGAVLQANKPIQKVETFTPAVNEKVDEKGYYLEIDLPGVKKENIEISVNDGVLTISGERKLEKKEEGENYTRIESFFGRFERAFKLPADADLDNIEAKYEDGVLKVFIPKKQKPEGKKIEIK